One genomic segment of Pseudoalteromonas sp. GCY includes these proteins:
- a CDS encoding TauD/TfdA family dioxygenase, with the protein MDHALSLELDPTTIAADSRIHDLSEVKQSGMAWVKNHVQEVNNWVERDGFALLRGLNIVSTNQFSAILETLFGERLSQYVYRSSPRTALNNNIYTTTEYHADQVILQHNENAYSNVWPMRMGFFCVIPATTGGCTPLADSREVYRRIPSELRDKFERLGVQYVRNYGDIDLPWQEVFQTESKAEVEEYCRQNEIEFTWLDDKRLQTKQWRPAVMRHPKSGEKVWFNQAHLFHCSSLDNQLSAQMRDSIGSEFLPRNAFFGDGSEISDQDIKLINQVYQDLTFAYPWQRNDILLLDNMLFTHGREAYTGTRKVLVGMANIASA; encoded by the coding sequence ATGGATCACGCACTTTCTTTGGAATTGGATCCGACAACGATTGCAGCAGACTCTCGGATACATGACTTATCTGAGGTTAAACAAAGCGGCATGGCATGGGTGAAAAACCACGTTCAAGAGGTGAATAACTGGGTTGAGCGAGATGGTTTTGCATTGCTGCGTGGCTTAAATATTGTAAGCACGAATCAGTTTAGCGCCATACTTGAGACCTTGTTTGGTGAGCGTTTAAGCCAGTATGTTTATCGCTCTTCGCCACGAACGGCATTGAACAACAATATTTACACCACCACGGAATATCATGCCGATCAAGTGATCCTACAGCATAACGAAAATGCTTACTCCAATGTTTGGCCGATGCGAATGGGCTTTTTTTGTGTGATCCCAGCAACCACCGGTGGGTGCACACCACTTGCCGACAGTCGTGAAGTATATCGTCGTATTCCCAGTGAATTAAGAGACAAGTTTGAGCGTTTAGGTGTGCAGTACGTGCGTAACTACGGTGATATCGACCTACCTTGGCAAGAGGTTTTTCAGACTGAGAGTAAAGCCGAGGTTGAGGAATATTGCCGACAAAATGAAATCGAATTTACTTGGCTTGATGATAAAAGGCTACAAACCAAGCAATGGCGTCCGGCGGTCATGCGTCATCCAAAAAGTGGCGAAAAGGTATGGTTCAATCAAGCTCACTTGTTCCACTGCTCGAGCTTAGATAATCAACTCAGTGCACAAATGCGTGACAGTATCGGCAGCGAATTTTTACCTCGCAACGCCTTTTTTGGTGATGGTAGTGAAATAAGTGATCAAGACATCAAGCTTATCAATCAGGTTTATCAAGACCTCACTTTCGCCTACCCGTGGCAAAGAAACGATATTTTGCTGCTGGATAATATGCTGTTTACTCATGGCAGAGAGGCCTATACAGGCACTCGTAAAGTACTAGTTGGCATGGCAAATATCGCGTCAGCATAA
- a CDS encoding serine hydrolase domain-containing protein, with amino-acid sequence MKWLIQLRLRMMMLFCITLALASCLQKKSVADNHTIMPNQLEMIEAVVKEYCDANLFFGTVYITSVDKVVYQSNCGPQNMQYDVDNSVKSKYRIGSNTKAFSAAILMKMLDGKDLRQETIGDHLPWYPDNQCADVSLHHLLTMSSGINNYSDNEAVYDNYGWRPYLYNSSLDLNGPEDFSNRFCTCGAEAGQSGTPSFTPGSKYEYSNCNYYLIGNIIEQLAAGKQGNIGREHWFANIVQEQILNPLSMTDSGSYSAIGVYSNMTTGYIYNQNQYLSLANGRPPATGGPAPYEDILVNPYSNPLVLYSAGDLYSTVEDMHKWDQGLYGTQILNDTQKLAAFAPYSNTGSSDECEYYGYGWFVTYVDPNQYGKVANCPENPADANLRMYEKFLQYSGSYPYSWVTSFTRLLERNQSIMVFSNYVKEGIESDCIAKEIRNIIFYSDKHRTEQCQQDLNQA; translated from the coding sequence ATGAAATGGCTAATACAACTACGGCTAAGGATGATGATGTTATTTTGCATCACCTTAGCATTGGCTTCTTGTTTGCAGAAAAAGAGCGTCGCTGATAATCACACGATTATGCCTAATCAATTAGAAATGATAGAGGCGGTGGTGAAGGAATATTGCGATGCCAACCTATTCTTTGGCACGGTTTATATCACCTCGGTTGATAAGGTGGTGTACCAGTCCAACTGCGGACCACAGAACATGCAATATGATGTTGATAACAGCGTTAAGTCCAAGTATCGCATTGGCTCCAATACCAAAGCGTTTTCGGCCGCTATTTTAATGAAGATGTTAGATGGTAAGGACTTGCGACAGGAAACCATCGGCGATCACTTGCCTTGGTATCCAGATAACCAATGTGCAGATGTTTCGCTGCATCACTTGCTTACCATGTCGTCAGGGATCAATAACTACAGCGACAACGAAGCCGTGTACGATAACTACGGTTGGCGGCCTTATTTATATAATTCGAGTCTAGATCTTAATGGTCCGGAAGATTTTAGTAATCGTTTTTGTACTTGTGGTGCCGAAGCGGGGCAAAGTGGCACACCGTCATTTACGCCCGGCAGCAAGTATGAATACAGCAACTGTAACTATTATCTTATCGGTAATATCATCGAGCAGTTAGCGGCTGGCAAACAAGGCAATATTGGTCGTGAGCATTGGTTTGCCAATATCGTTCAAGAGCAAATTCTAAACCCGCTTAGCATGACGGACAGCGGCTCTTACAGTGCGATTGGTGTCTATTCAAATATGACCACAGGTTATATCTATAATCAAAACCAATACTTATCGCTTGCTAATGGCCGTCCTCCTGCCACTGGAGGCCCCGCGCCTTACGAAGATATTTTAGTGAATCCATATAGCAACCCTTTGGTGCTGTATTCAGCTGGAGATTTGTATTCCACAGTGGAAGACATGCATAAGTGGGATCAAGGCTTGTATGGCACTCAAATCTTAAACGATACCCAGAAGCTAGCGGCCTTTGCTCCCTACTCCAACACCGGTAGCAGCGACGAGTGTGAATACTATGGCTATGGCTGGTTTGTGACTTATGTCGACCCAAACCAGTACGGCAAAGTGGCAAATTGCCCCGAAAACCCAGCCGATGCAAATCTCAGAATGTATGAAAAATTCTTACAGTACTCTGGTAGTTACCCCTATTCATGGGTGACCAGTTTTACTCGTTTACTGGAACGAAACCAAAGCATCATGGTGTTTAGCAACTATGTGAAAGAGGGGATTGAGTCAGATTGTATCGCCAAGGAGATCCGCAACATTATCTTCTATAGTGATAAACACCGTACCGAGCAATGCCAGCAAGATTTGAATCAGGCATAA
- a CDS encoding YcjF family protein: MAVTKTAKDDKASDAPEQQESQLVADEDRAAVAQLIVDKYTKWSFGSGFIPVPAVDLVALTGIQMKMIGEVAKVYGQSYGDNKLRGTVSALIGGSFPQTLGGAGLSSFLKAVPVLGTLSAIAFMPVVSAASTHAVGATFVRHFENGGTLIDLNLASMKGDIADIAAKYRANKGNADATATAEKATV, encoded by the coding sequence ATGGCAGTGACAAAAACAGCGAAGGATGACAAGGCGAGCGACGCTCCAGAACAACAGGAATCACAACTTGTTGCTGATGAAGACAGAGCAGCCGTTGCTCAGCTGATTGTCGACAAATACACAAAATGGTCGTTTGGCTCTGGGTTTATTCCAGTTCCTGCGGTTGATTTAGTGGCGTTGACAGGGATCCAAATGAAGATGATAGGCGAAGTAGCAAAAGTCTATGGTCAATCATATGGTGACAACAAGCTGCGTGGCACAGTAAGCGCATTGATCGGCGGCTCTTTTCCACAAACCCTAGGGGGCGCGGGACTAAGCAGCTTTTTGAAGGCGGTTCCTGTACTTGGCACGTTAAGCGCAATCGCATTTATGCCAGTTGTGTCTGCGGCATCAACACACGCAGTAGGCGCAACTTTTGTTCGACACTTTGAAAATGGCGGCACGCTGATAGACCTGAATCTAGCAAGTATGAAAGGGGATATCGCAGACATCGCAGCTAAGTATCGTGCAAATAAAGGGAATGCGGACGCAACAGCTACAGCGGAAAAAGCCACAGTATAA
- a CDS encoding cyclic peptide export ABC transporter, whose product MVLYELIRRHIQIKKRAFIALGCISGLANALVLALINNVAANISDINKENHILYYLVLFTLTIAIYGFTQQRLMTKAAQMVERAIDKLRVDLFESIRHTELSTLEKIGKERIFNTISKELQTISQSAQLFVIIGQSISLVFFTSLYIAWHSFMAFMVISTLIMVGASIHRLRANEIQRNMRISFDSENQLIQRLSDLLDGFKEVKLSEPRAEDLEHEYRRDSNRARRAKTKTQTLFATDFILSQITFFAATGAMVFIVPMLSDVYTDVVIKVTTASLFLIGPITSIVGGIPVFTTATEAAQNVLALERDLKNVQDEQEVKRPEPGENLTSFNTITLAGAFYQHQKKSSDRPFAVGPVDITFEQGKTTFITGGNGSGKTTFIRMLTGLYELQSGQILLNGKAVTEENRLAYRSLFTAVFADFHLFQQLYGIRDLSTEEIDEWLDFLEMRAKVGIQNGAFSTIDLSSGQRKRLALLSTILENRPIYIFDEWAADQDPIFRRKFYEQVLPRLKARGNTIIAITHDDAYFHLADVHLKMEEGQLLAHHDSESNGVPS is encoded by the coding sequence ATGGTATTGTACGAATTAATTCGCCGACATATTCAGATAAAGAAAAGGGCCTTTATTGCACTAGGGTGCATTTCTGGTTTGGCAAATGCGTTGGTGCTTGCGCTTATCAACAACGTAGCAGCCAATATCTCTGATATTAATAAAGAAAATCATATTCTTTACTACTTGGTGCTATTTACACTGACGATTGCAATATATGGTTTCACTCAGCAAAGATTGATGACTAAGGCCGCGCAAATGGTGGAGCGTGCCATCGATAAATTGAGAGTCGATCTATTTGAAAGCATTCGTCATACCGAGCTGTCAACGCTAGAGAAAATCGGCAAAGAGCGGATCTTTAATACCATCAGCAAAGAGTTACAGACCATATCTCAGTCGGCGCAGCTGTTTGTGATCATTGGTCAGTCCATCAGCTTGGTATTTTTCACATCTCTCTATATTGCTTGGCACTCTTTTATGGCGTTTATGGTTATCTCAACATTGATTATGGTTGGTGCCAGTATTCATCGCTTACGCGCTAATGAAATCCAGCGCAACATGCGGATTTCTTTTGACAGTGAAAACCAGCTGATCCAGCGATTATCTGACTTGCTAGACGGCTTTAAAGAGGTCAAGCTGAGTGAGCCTAGAGCTGAAGATCTAGAGCATGAGTACCGCCGCGATTCTAATCGCGCAAGGCGTGCAAAAACCAAAACCCAAACCTTGTTTGCGACCGACTTTATTCTGTCGCAAATCACCTTTTTCGCAGCGACGGGTGCAATGGTGTTTATCGTCCCTATGCTCTCTGATGTGTATACCGATGTTGTCATTAAAGTCACCACCGCATCGCTATTTTTAATCGGCCCTATCACCAGTATTGTTGGTGGTATCCCAGTTTTCACCACCGCAACAGAGGCGGCACAAAACGTCTTAGCATTGGAGCGCGATTTAAAAAATGTCCAAGATGAGCAAGAGGTTAAACGACCTGAACCTGGTGAAAACCTAACTTCATTTAATACCATCACCTTAGCGGGGGCGTTTTATCAACATCAGAAAAAATCGAGCGATCGCCCATTTGCTGTGGGGCCTGTAGATATCACCTTCGAGCAAGGCAAAACCACTTTTATTACCGGTGGTAATGGTAGTGGTAAAACAACGTTTATACGGATGTTGACTGGCCTTTATGAATTACAGAGCGGACAAATCCTGTTGAATGGCAAAGCGGTTACGGAAGAAAATCGTCTTGCTTATCGAAGCCTATTCACAGCCGTTTTTGCGGATTTTCATTTGTTTCAGCAGCTCTATGGTATTCGTGATTTGAGTACTGAAGAGATCGACGAATGGTTGGACTTTTTAGAGATGCGCGCCAAAGTGGGTATTCAAAATGGGGCGTTTAGCACCATAGATTTATCATCAGGTCAGCGAAAGCGCTTAGCGCTTTTGAGTACCATTTTAGAAAATCGTCCCATTTACATCTTTGATGAGTGGGCGGCAGATCAAGATCCTATCTTCAGACGAAAATTCTACGAACAAGTGTTACCTCGTTTAAAAGCGCGTGGTAACACCATTATTGCCATCACCCATGACGATGCCTACTTCCATTTGGCCGATGTGCACTTAAAAATGGAGGAAGGGCAGTTGTTAGCACACCACGACAGTGAAAGTAATGGAGTACCATCATGA
- a CDS encoding prohibitin family protein, with protein MNINISGDFALLVAGGLILALILSNLLMRVLKRYKPKWHKRILSWRFRAGVTLLILLFIAVALVKIIFIKVDSGQVGVLWKRLGGGTFVEHPFYEGTVLVYPWDTLTIYSSRFQTATTEIHAITSEGLRIKMEITVRYRPVVEHIPYLHKLVGADYLDEIVIPEVASAVRMIVSDYTAEEVYANQRLKIQERLLCTVLREVQLQEKSILKQEKSEMQGHNLVNLDDMLIRHVDIPEGVHNAIVAKVNQMHLYQEYQMRLEVAKKEAERKKTEAQGIADFQETVSGGISETYLRWRGIEATIELAKSNNAKVVVIGSGKDGLPLILNTEGSTSALPVSVKPNTADPQSQEPQTPNATKSK; from the coding sequence ATGAACATTAATATTTCAGGGGATTTTGCCTTACTCGTCGCCGGCGGCTTAATACTGGCACTGATCCTATCTAATTTGCTCATGCGGGTGTTAAAGCGTTACAAGCCCAAGTGGCATAAGCGTATTTTGTCTTGGCGTTTTCGTGCTGGTGTGACGTTACTTATTCTACTGTTTATTGCCGTTGCATTGGTCAAAATCATTTTTATCAAGGTCGATTCAGGTCAAGTTGGGGTGCTGTGGAAGCGCCTTGGCGGTGGTACATTCGTAGAACATCCCTTTTATGAGGGCACGGTGCTAGTTTATCCTTGGGATACGTTGACGATTTATTCGAGCCGATTCCAAACCGCGACCACCGAGATCCACGCTATTACTTCCGAGGGACTCAGGATCAAAATGGAAATAACAGTGCGGTACCGTCCTGTTGTGGAGCATATCCCCTATTTACACAAGTTAGTCGGAGCCGACTATCTTGATGAAATTGTGATCCCTGAAGTTGCATCAGCGGTGCGCATGATTGTTTCTGATTATACCGCTGAAGAGGTCTATGCTAATCAGCGCTTAAAGATCCAAGAACGGCTGTTGTGTACTGTGTTGAGAGAAGTTCAGCTACAAGAAAAGTCGATACTCAAACAAGAAAAAAGCGAAATGCAAGGACACAACTTGGTGAATTTAGACGATATGCTTATTCGTCATGTTGATATTCCTGAAGGGGTACATAATGCGATCGTTGCGAAAGTGAACCAAATGCATTTATACCAAGAATATCAAATGCGTTTAGAAGTAGCCAAAAAAGAAGCGGAACGCAAAAAAACTGAAGCACAGGGGATAGCCGACTTTCAAGAAACGGTGAGTGGCGGGATCTCTGAAACTTATCTAAGGTGGCGCGGTATAGAAGCAACCATAGAATTAGCGAAATCCAATAACGCAAAAGTGGTGGTAATAGGCAGTGGTAAAGATGGCCTACCGCTGATTTTAAATACAGAAGGCAGCACTTCGGCTTTGCCTGTCTCGGTGAAACCAAATACTGCGGATCCACAAAGCCAAGAGCCACAAACGCCCAATGCGACTAAATCAAAGTAA
- a CDS encoding DUF6765 family protein has translation MQIDLHHGMTWVAARAAGFTDQEAEIIAHAAQYVDDATNYGHIEFDNGAAYERIATAHKMLDYKNLDSLKNMKVWVPFHFLPGNGGLPAGQNPSGTFIQKLVCKPHSHVAKDMVAECIADKHRPYGLHRLGITSHVFIDTWGHQGFAGIQHKVNEVTEITDLNGEPEETWRERISEYFSDVFQDDIPSLGHGQALSHPDQPHQQWSYINGLGEKVVRDNPSDFLVAADELCKVYQAYRGEAISGLSESLKQEIAQCFAEFDMDDGEERHQLWLDAIEANRFGLGSYTLTYIAKGEGSWKHQALGTTRAKGDDDSYSFRSEFLTSNWKYFHDAAKKHRLCVIDDILPKYGICVS, from the coding sequence ATGCAAATTGATTTACATCATGGCATGACATGGGTGGCCGCACGCGCGGCGGGATTCACCGATCAAGAGGCGGAAATTATTGCTCATGCGGCACAATACGTAGACGATGCAACAAACTATGGTCACATTGAGTTCGATAACGGTGCCGCTTATGAGCGCATCGCAACCGCCCATAAAATGCTCGATTATAAAAACCTAGACAGCTTAAAGAATATGAAAGTGTGGGTACCTTTTCATTTCCTGCCGGGCAATGGTGGTTTACCCGCAGGGCAAAATCCGTCGGGCACCTTTATTCAAAAGCTAGTGTGTAAGCCACATTCCCATGTAGCAAAAGATATGGTCGCTGAGTGTATTGCAGATAAGCATAGGCCTTATGGACTGCACCGCCTTGGTATCACCTCTCATGTCTTTATTGATACTTGGGGCCATCAGGGCTTTGCTGGCATACAGCATAAAGTCAATGAAGTGACTGAAATAACGGACTTGAATGGTGAACCAGAAGAGACTTGGCGCGAGCGAATTAGCGAATACTTTTCTGATGTTTTTCAAGATGATATTCCAAGTTTAGGGCATGGACAGGCGCTTTCTCATCCTGATCAGCCTCATCAGCAGTGGAGCTACATCAACGGATTGGGCGAAAAAGTGGTGCGAGATAATCCAAGCGATTTTCTGGTCGCAGCCGATGAGCTCTGCAAAGTCTATCAAGCCTATCGAGGCGAGGCTATCAGTGGCTTGAGTGAGTCATTAAAGCAAGAAATAGCGCAGTGCTTTGCTGAATTTGATATGGATGATGGTGAAGAACGTCATCAACTGTGGCTTGATGCCATTGAAGCTAACCGATTTGGGCTTGGAAGTTATACCCTAACTTACATTGCAAAAGGTGAGGGGTCGTGGAAACACCAAGCACTAGGAACAACCCGTGCTAAAGGTGACGACGATAGCTATTCATTTCGCAGTGAATTCTTAACTTCTAATTGGAAGTATTTTCATGATGCGGCTAAAAAGCATCGCCTCTGTGTCATTGATGATATTTTGCCCAAATACGGAATTTGTGTGAGCTAA
- the accC gene encoding acetyl-CoA carboxylase biotin carboxylase subunit, which translates to MLDKVVIANRGEIALRVLRACKELGIKTVAVHSTADRDLKHVLLADETICIGKPAASESYLDIPRIIAAAEVTDAVAIHPGYGFLSENADFADQVEQSGFIFIGPKGDTIRLMGDKVSAIEAMRKAGVPCVPGSDGPLTDDNDRNMQIAKRIGYPVIIKAAGGGGGRGMRVVRNEKELANSIALTQQEAKQFFGNGMVYMEKFLENPRHIEVQVLADGQGNAIHLGERDCSMQRRHQKVVEEAPAPGITAEMRKYIGDRCTRACIEIGYRGAGTFEFLYENGEFYFIEMNTRIQVEHPVTEMVTGVDLIKEQLKIAAGQPLSITQEDVVIRGHAIECRINAEDPESFIPSPGKITRFHPAGGLGIRWDSHIYADYTVPPHYDSMIGKLITYGENRDVAIARAKNALNELVIDGIKTNTPLHKKILSDENFQNGGTNIHYLEKKLGMHQ; encoded by the coding sequence ATGTTAGATAAAGTAGTCATTGCAAACCGAGGTGAAATTGCACTTCGCGTATTGCGTGCCTGCAAGGAGCTAGGTATTAAGACGGTTGCTGTGCATTCAACAGCTGATCGCGACCTAAAACACGTTCTTCTTGCGGATGAAACCATTTGTATCGGAAAACCTGCGGCAAGCGAAAGCTACCTTGATATTCCTCGTATTATCGCGGCAGCAGAAGTCACAGACGCAGTTGCTATTCACCCAGGTTATGGTTTCCTTTCTGAAAATGCCGACTTTGCTGACCAAGTTGAGCAAAGTGGCTTTATCTTTATCGGTCCAAAAGGCGACACGATCCGCCTAATGGGTGATAAAGTATCAGCAATTGAAGCGATGAGAAAAGCAGGCGTACCTTGCGTGCCAGGTTCTGATGGTCCATTGACCGATGACAACGATCGCAATATGCAGATCGCTAAGCGAATCGGCTACCCAGTTATCATCAAAGCTGCTGGCGGCGGTGGTGGTCGTGGTATGCGTGTAGTTCGCAACGAAAAAGAACTCGCAAACTCTATCGCCTTAACACAACAAGAAGCAAAGCAGTTCTTCGGTAACGGCATGGTTTACATGGAAAAATTCCTAGAAAACCCACGCCACATCGAAGTACAAGTACTTGCTGATGGTCAAGGTAATGCTATCCACCTAGGCGAGCGCGACTGTTCAATGCAGCGTCGTCACCAAAAAGTAGTGGAAGAAGCACCTGCACCAGGGATCACAGCTGAAATGCGTAAATACATTGGTGATCGCTGTACTCGTGCGTGTATCGAGATTGGTTATCGCGGTGCAGGTACGTTTGAATTCTTATACGAAAACGGCGAGTTCTACTTCATTGAAATGAACACCCGTATTCAGGTTGAGCACCCAGTAACTGAAATGGTCACTGGCGTAGACTTAATCAAAGAGCAACTTAAGATTGCAGCTGGTCAACCGCTTTCTATCACACAAGAAGACGTGGTGATCCGTGGTCACGCAATCGAGTGCCGTATTAACGCAGAAGACCCAGAAAGCTTTATCCCTTCACCGGGTAAAATTACACGCTTCCACCCAGCAGGTGGCCTTGGGATCCGTTGGGACAGCCATATTTACGCTGATTACACAGTACCGCCACATTACGACTCAATGATCGGTAAGTTAATCACGTATGGTGAGAACCGTGATGTTGCGATCGCTCGTGCTAAAAACGCACTGAATGAGCTAGTGATTGACGGGATTAAAACCAATACCCCACTTCACAAGAAGATCTTGTCAGACGAGAACTTCCAAAACGGTGGCACGAATATCCACTACCTAGAGAAAAAACTAGGCATGCACCAATAA
- the accB gene encoding acetyl-CoA carboxylase biotin carboxyl carrier protein, whose translation MDIRKIKKLIELVEESGIAELEITEGEESVRINRHSSAPVYAQPQQYMAAPAAPAPAAPAATPTAEAAPAESSAPAGHQVKSPMVGTFYTASSPTAAAYVEVGSKVNVGDTLCIVEAMKMMNQIESDKAGVVKAILVENGEPVEFDQPLFIIE comes from the coding sequence ATGGATATTCGCAAGATCAAAAAACTTATCGAGCTAGTAGAAGAATCAGGTATTGCAGAGCTAGAAATCACTGAGGGTGAAGAGTCAGTACGTATCAATCGCCACAGCAGTGCACCAGTTTATGCGCAACCTCAACAATACATGGCAGCTCCAGCGGCACCTGCACCAGCAGCGCCAGCGGCGACTCCTACTGCAGAAGCAGCACCAGCTGAAAGCAGCGCACCAGCAGGTCACCAAGTTAAGTCTCCTATGGTTGGTACTTTCTACACAGCTTCTTCTCCAACAGCAGCGGCATACGTTGAAGTAGGTTCAAAGGTAAATGTTGGCGACACTCTTTGTATCGTTGAAGCAATGAAGATGATGAACCAGATCGAATCAGACAAAGCTGGTGTAGTTAAAGCAATCCTAGTTGAAAACGGTGAGCCAGTAGAATTCGACCAACCGCTATTCATCATCGAATAA
- the aroQ gene encoding type II 3-dehydroquinate dehydratase, with product MSAKLKILLVNGPNLNMLGRREPHKYGTQTLNEIVDALTEYAEAQQVSLSHIQSNSEAQLIEAIHAQYEQCDAIIINPAAFTHTSIALRDALLSVDIPFYEVHITNVYAREPFRHKSYFSDVAEGVICGLGALGYRAAFDAALVQLRKQNNSN from the coding sequence ATGTCTGCAAAATTAAAGATTTTATTAGTAAACGGCCCTAATTTAAATATGCTAGGTCGCCGTGAGCCGCACAAGTACGGCACGCAGACTCTCAACGAAATTGTTGACGCATTAACTGAATATGCAGAAGCACAGCAAGTCAGCTTGTCACACATTCAAAGTAATAGTGAAGCGCAGCTTATCGAGGCTATTCACGCTCAATATGAACAATGCGATGCGATTATCATTAATCCTGCCGCATTTACCCATACGAGCATTGCTCTTCGAGACGCTTTACTCAGTGTGGACATCCCTTTTTATGAAGTACACATCACCAATGTGTACGCCAGAGAGCCATTTCGTCACAAGTCTTATTTTTCTGATGTGGCGGAAGGCGTGATATGTGGATTAGGCGCGTTGGGCTATCGTGCTGCATTTGATGCAGCGTTAGTGCAATTGCGAAAACAAAATAACTCAAATTAA